A window of Mucilaginibacter paludis DSM 18603 contains these coding sequences:
- a CDS encoding glycosyltransferase family 2 protein, whose protein sequence is MIQKKHCEISIIIVLYNSEKVIMECLQSITQHIDIDPNEIEIILVDNYPDTTFENIITPFQEESIINIKYIKNPKNGGFGQGNNLGVNYAIGKILFFLNPDTILTKGFSFKKIVKTTNLNPKIILGFRLIDLEGKENNSYSNFPEYSCLSFFYNLIRKKAFLLPNFVKFLNKAIWPWGAAFVIHRETFLEIGRFDEDIFLCNEEPDLMKRLPDRKIVLLNMNIVHLEGHTTISNDFRYKAYLDSAVYYIKKHKFNKSFFLKSVIFREKLKYFLTKNETAKAKLKILRTYI, encoded by the coding sequence ATGATTCAGAAAAAACATTGCGAGATATCAATTATCATTGTTTTATATAATAGCGAAAAGGTTATAATGGAATGCCTGCAATCCATTACTCAACACATTGATATCGATCCAAACGAGATTGAAATTATATTGGTTGATAATTACCCTGATACTACATTTGAAAATATTATAACACCATTTCAAGAAGAAAGCATTATTAATATCAAATACATTAAAAACCCCAAAAATGGCGGCTTTGGCCAAGGGAATAATCTGGGAGTAAATTATGCAATAGGTAAAATATTGTTTTTTTTAAACCCTGATACAATCCTTACCAAAGGTTTTTCTTTTAAAAAGATCGTAAAAACTACAAATCTAAATCCGAAAATAATATTGGGATTTAGGTTAATTGACTTAGAGGGCAAAGAAAACAACTCGTACAGTAACTTTCCCGAATACTCTTGCCTATCATTCTTCTATAACCTAATTAGAAAAAAAGCTTTTCTTTTACCTAACTTCGTAAAGTTCTTAAATAAAGCAATATGGCCATGGGGCGCTGCATTTGTAATACATCGAGAAACTTTTTTGGAAATAGGCCGATTTGATGAAGATATTTTTCTTTGCAATGAAGAGCCTGATTTAATGAAACGCTTGCCTGATCGTAAAATTGTATTGCTAAATATGAATATCGTTCATCTAGAAGGCCATACAACCATATCTAATGACTTTAGATATAAAGCTTATTTAGACAGCGCTGTTTATTATATTAAAAAGCACAAATTCAACAAATCTTTTTTCTTAAAATCTGTCATTTTCCGTGAAAAACTAAAATATTTTCTAACTAAAAATGAGACAGCAAAAGCAAAATTGAAAATATTGCGAACATACATATAA
- a CDS encoding NAD-dependent epimerase/dehydratase family protein: protein MKQVLVTGTYGFLGRHTAKIFKENGYHVVGLGHGKWHPEDYIQWGVDEWFESTITFESLMTIDVKFDAIVHCGGSGSVGFSYSNPYEDFQKSVQSTLSILEYIRLRVPNCKFIYPSSPAVQGQLPDRPILENVISSPISPYGFHKKSAEELCLSYHRNYNVTVGIIRFFSIYGPGLQKQLLYDACNKIKNSTGNEIVFFGTGKETRDWINIDDATSLIYSFTENLNQWDVINGASGVRMEIKDTLELLASNFDKNIKINFNGFVRQGDPIYFWADVTKAKAYGWEPQIPMNKGLQAFFEYFKKLKNG, encoded by the coding sequence GTGAAACAAGTTTTAGTAACAGGCACGTATGGTTTTTTGGGACGCCATACAGCTAAAATATTTAAAGAGAATGGCTATCATGTTGTTGGCCTGGGACACGGCAAATGGCATCCCGAAGATTATATTCAATGGGGCGTAGATGAGTGGTTTGAATCAACTATAACTTTTGAATCATTAATGACCATCGATGTGAAGTTTGATGCTATTGTTCATTGCGGAGGAAGTGGATCAGTTGGCTTCTCTTATTCAAATCCTTATGAAGATTTTCAAAAAAGTGTACAAAGCACACTTTCAATATTGGAGTATATAAGATTACGAGTACCAAACTGTAAATTTATATATCCGTCCAGTCCTGCTGTTCAAGGACAGCTTCCCGATAGACCAATTTTAGAAAATGTAATCTCTTCGCCGATTTCACCATATGGTTTTCATAAAAAAAGTGCCGAAGAATTATGTCTATCGTACCATAGAAACTATAACGTCACTGTTGGCATTATCCGTTTTTTTTCTATTTATGGGCCCGGTCTTCAAAAGCAACTGCTTTATGACGCATGCAACAAAATTAAAAATTCAACAGGAAATGAAATTGTATTTTTTGGCACCGGCAAGGAAACACGTGATTGGATAAATATTGATGATGCTACTAGTTTGATTTATTCTTTTACCGAAAATCTAAATCAGTGGGATGTTATAAATGGAGCAAGTGGTGTCAGGATGGAAATCAAAGATACACTTGAACTACTTGCGAGCAATTTTGATAAAAATATAAAAATCAATTTTAACGGCTTTGTAAGGCAAGGCGACCCAATTTATTTTTGGGCAGATGTAACCAAAGCAAAAGCATATGGTTGGGAACCTCAGATACCAATGAACAAAGGTCTCCAAGCTTTTTTTGAGTATTTTAAAAAATTAAAAAATGGTTAG
- a CDS encoding polysaccharide biosynthesis protein, with product MFTKINIVPRWVIVLLDLGVCSISLAFANLIQYNFHLEKLNLGLLKQDLLIFLLINCFVFAAFKTYAGIVRYTGIQDGFRISLSVTVSNLILFFAGYFMVKNSVVSHIPVIILIINALMCFLSLMTYRIMVKYIFMYFKNLKLDKRKVIIYGANETGVTTKRTLDHEADLNMTIVAFVDDDMRKCGKIVDNVKIYNVKEIERLIASLNISDVIIAKTEINIEQKNTLVDVCLAHNVHVLNVPPVTDWVNGQFQAKNIKSIKIEDVLERDPIHISNDLIGDQLKGETILVTGAAGSIGSELVRQLIKFNPGLLVLNDLAETPLHNLQLELEEKFPGCKFVPFIGDVRNMERMSLLFETYKPEYVYHAAAYKHVPMMENNPCEAINTNVLGTKTVADLSVIHGVKKFVMISTDKAVNPTNVMGASKRIAEIYVQSLFNSSSIENKLYKNPRSLLKNHYTKVQTGFITTRFGNVLGSNGSVIPRFKAQIEKGGPITVTHPDITRYFMTIPEACRLVLEAGSMGNGGEIFIFDMGKSVKIVDLAKKMIKLSGFVVDKDIKITYSGLRPGEKLYEELLNDAENTMPTHHEKIMVAKTREYSFNTVNENINQLLGFSQSFNDILVVKKMKQIVPEFKSNNSVYEEYDVEEIEVKEIVTN from the coding sequence ATGTTTACAAAAATTAATATTGTACCAAGATGGGTAATCGTATTACTTGATCTTGGGGTTTGCAGCATTTCTCTCGCGTTCGCTAACCTTATTCAATATAATTTCCACCTGGAGAAATTAAATCTTGGTCTCTTAAAACAAGATTTGTTGATTTTTTTATTGATCAATTGTTTTGTATTTGCAGCCTTTAAAACTTATGCCGGCATAGTGCGTTACACCGGGATTCAGGATGGCTTTAGAATAAGTCTCTCGGTAACCGTAAGCAATTTAATTTTATTCTTTGCGGGCTATTTTATGGTAAAGAATAGCGTTGTATCCCATATTCCGGTAATTATATTGATTATTAACGCTTTGATGTGTTTCCTTTCGTTAATGACCTATCGAATTATGGTGAAATACATATTTATGTATTTTAAAAATCTGAAGCTGGATAAAAGGAAAGTTATTATATATGGTGCCAACGAAACAGGTGTAACTACCAAACGTACGCTTGACCACGAGGCCGACTTGAACATGACCATCGTTGCTTTTGTGGATGATGACATGCGCAAGTGCGGTAAAATTGTTGATAATGTAAAGATATATAACGTAAAAGAAATTGAGCGGTTAATTGCTTCTTTGAATATCAGCGATGTGATCATTGCTAAAACCGAGATCAATATTGAACAAAAAAATACGCTGGTTGATGTTTGTTTAGCCCATAATGTACATGTGTTAAACGTTCCCCCTGTTACCGATTGGGTTAACGGCCAATTTCAAGCAAAGAATATTAAGAGCATCAAGATTGAGGACGTACTTGAACGCGATCCAATCCATATAAGCAATGATTTAATTGGTGACCAATTGAAAGGCGAAACTATTTTGGTTACTGGAGCAGCTGGGTCAATAGGCTCTGAGCTGGTTAGGCAATTGATCAAGTTTAATCCTGGTTTATTGGTTTTGAATGATCTGGCTGAAACTCCTTTACACAACTTGCAATTGGAATTAGAAGAAAAATTCCCGGGTTGTAAATTTGTTCCCTTTATTGGTGACGTTAGAAACATGGAGCGTATGAGTTTATTATTTGAAACTTACAAACCAGAATATGTTTACCATGCCGCCGCTTATAAACATGTGCCGATGATGGAAAACAACCCATGTGAAGCTATTAATACCAACGTGTTAGGAACAAAGACGGTTGCAGACTTATCGGTTATTCACGGTGTTAAAAAGTTTGTAATGATTTCTACCGATAAAGCGGTTAACCCAACAAATGTAATGGGGGCATCCAAGAGGATTGCCGAGATCTACGTTCAATCGTTGTTTAACTCTTCTTCTATAGAAAATAAATTATATAAAAACCCGAGGTCGCTTTTAAAGAATCATTATACTAAAGTACAAACTGGCTTTATTACAACCAGGTTTGGAAATGTACTCGGCTCAAACGGTTCTGTTATACCGCGTTTTAAAGCGCAGATAGAAAAAGGCGGCCCTATCACTGTGACCCATCCGGACATCACCCGTTATTTCATGACTATCCCCGAAGCGTGTCGCTTGGTGCTGGAAGCCGGCTCGATGGGCAATGGAGGAGAAATATTTATCTTCGATATGGGCAAATCGGTTAAGATAGTTGATTTAGCTAAAAAAATGATTAAGCTATCGGGATTTGTAGTAGATAAGGATATCAAGATCACTTATTCAGGTTTACGCCCCGGCGAAAAACTCTACGAAGAGCTGCTGAACGACGCCGAAAACACCATGCCAACACATCACGAGAAAATAATGGTGGCTAAAACCAGGGAATACTCATTTAACACCGTAAACGAAAATATCAATCAGTTGCTGGGATTCTCCCAGTCGTTTAACGATATATTGGTTGTTAAAAAAATGAAGCAGATTGTTCCGGAATTTAAGAGTAATAATTCTGTGTATGAGGAATATGATGTGGAGGAAATTGAGGTTAAGGAGATTGTAACAAATTAA
- a CDS encoding glycosyltransferase → MKISIAVPNYNYEKFLSICLSSIKNQTYTNFEVLIADGGSTDNSVQIIKSYCEMDSRFKFVSDNDTGQADAIVRAFKFATGDIFCFLNADDHYLCTDVLTSVISSFQNYKDVDLISYKGYYTDVDGKYIKPINLRYHPLDSISLMRHRTAVLQPATFWTKAVYEAVPIDTSFHYLFDAIFFFKAYLIFSWLELDKPVAGYRLHGINKSLQIIPKRIFEIAKSEEIKWGKNSFRALYIKFIGHIISMFVKIPLVGKPLCRLVYNIVNSIAFLTFYRLPSI, encoded by the coding sequence ATGAAAATAAGCATTGCGGTACCAAATTACAATTATGAAAAATTTCTTTCAATTTGCTTAAGTAGCATCAAAAACCAAACCTATACTAACTTTGAGGTTTTAATAGCCGACGGCGGATCTACTGATAATTCGGTACAAATTATTAAATCTTATTGTGAGATGGACAGTCGTTTTAAATTTGTTAGCGACAATGACACAGGACAGGCTGACGCTATTGTAAGAGCTTTTAAATTTGCTACAGGTGATATCTTCTGCTTTTTAAATGCTGATGATCATTACTTGTGCACAGATGTTCTTACTTCTGTTATATCTTCATTTCAAAACTACAAAGATGTAGATTTAATAAGTTATAAAGGCTATTACACCGATGTTGATGGGAAGTATATTAAACCGATTAATTTACGATATCACCCACTGGATTCAATTTCCTTGATGAGACATAGAACTGCAGTTTTACAACCGGCAACGTTTTGGACCAAAGCGGTTTACGAAGCAGTACCTATTGATACAAGCTTCCATTATTTATTTGACGCTATATTTTTTTTTAAAGCCTATTTAATATTTAGCTGGTTGGAACTTGACAAACCCGTTGCGGGTTATAGACTTCATGGCATCAATAAATCATTACAAATAATTCCAAAAAGAATTTTTGAAATTGCGAAGTCAGAGGAGATAAAATGGGGAAAAAATTCATTTAGAGCTTTATATATAAAATTTATTGGACATATAATTTCAATGTTTGTAAAAATACCTTTAGTAGGGAAACCCCTGTGTCGTTTAGTATATAATATAGTCAATTCTATTGCATTTTTGACTTTTTATCGCTTACCTAGTATTTAA
- a CDS encoding acyltransferase: MLSAIISFLRRYKLKILLKKIKNHVQIGNSNFFEMFSINLIKPIKNKKYVKIGDNTILDCQILFESSEGEVTIGNNVFIGRSSLICRSKIEIEDNVFMAWGSYVYDHNSHSLDYKEREKDIIQQLQDYRNGAIFIENKNWDVVETKPIKICSNAWIGMNCIILKGVTIGEGAIVGAGSVVTKDVPAWTVVGGNPATVIKELNGNLKR; this comes from the coding sequence ATGCTGTCAGCAATTATCAGCTTTTTACGTAGATACAAACTAAAAATTCTACTTAAAAAAATAAAGAACCATGTACAAATTGGTAACTCCAATTTTTTTGAGATGTTTTCGATTAATTTAATTAAACCTATAAAAAATAAAAAATATGTCAAAATAGGTGATAATACAATTTTAGATTGTCAAATCTTATTTGAATCCTCAGAAGGAGAAGTTACCATAGGTAATAATGTTTTTATAGGGCGAAGTTCCTTGATTTGCAGAAGTAAAATTGAAATAGAAGACAATGTATTCATGGCTTGGGGAAGCTACGTCTACGATCATAATTCTCATTCCCTTGATTATAAGGAGCGGGAAAAGGATATTATTCAACAATTGCAGGATTATAGAAATGGCGCAATTTTTATCGAAAATAAAAATTGGGATGTTGTAGAAACCAAACCTATTAAAATTTGTTCAAACGCTTGGATTGGGATGAATTGTATTATATTAAAAGGCGTAACGATTGGTGAGGGAGCAATAGTTGGTGCAGGAAGCGTTGTGACCAAAGACGTACCTGCATGGACGGTTGTTGGCGGCAACCCAGCGACAGTAATTAAAGAACTTAATGGTAACCTAAAAAGATAA
- a CDS encoding glycosyltransferase family 2 protein, which translates to MKISVITVAYNSERFISTCIQSVLNQSYNNIEYIIIDGASSDNTLNIIKKYDRITHWVSEPDRGIYDAINKGIRLATGDLIGILNSDDFFADDDVLNRIAAQFANNDLEAVYSDICFVTSDDLLKPTRYYSSKQFKPWMFRYGFQPAHPTFYVKREVFKKYGMYRIDWKISGDFELLMRLLLINKIKYKYVKDIWVKMRTGGISTSGLKSVFKVNNEILAACKANSIYTNKAMIYSKYFIKWWGFIFKK; encoded by the coding sequence ATGAAAATATCAGTTATTACTGTTGCCTATAACTCTGAGAGATTTATTTCAACATGTATTCAATCAGTTCTAAACCAATCCTATAATAATATTGAGTATATTATTATTGATGGGGCCTCAAGTGATAATACGTTAAATATTATAAAAAAGTATGACAGAATCACTCATTGGGTTTCTGAGCCTGATCGGGGTATCTATGATGCGATAAATAAGGGAATAAGATTAGCAACGGGTGATCTTATTGGAATACTCAATTCCGACGACTTTTTTGCGGATGACGATGTGCTAAATAGAATTGCAGCGCAATTTGCAAACAATGATTTAGAAGCAGTTTATTCTGATATATGTTTTGTAACCTCTGATGATTTACTAAAACCAACCAGGTATTATTCTTCCAAACAGTTTAAGCCCTGGATGTTTAGATACGGGTTTCAACCTGCACATCCAACTTTTTATGTAAAGAGAGAAGTTTTTAAAAAATACGGGATGTACCGAATTGATTGGAAAATATCAGGTGACTTTGAGTTATTAATGAGATTGTTGCTTATAAATAAAATCAAATACAAATACGTAAAGGATATATGGGTTAAAATGCGTACTGGTGGTATTAGTACGTCAGGATTAAAGAGCGTATTTAAAGTTAATAATGAAATTCTAGCTGCTTGTAAAGCCAATAGTATATATACTAACAAAGCTATGATATATTCAAAATACTTTATTAAATGGTGGGGGTTTATATTTAAAAAATGA
- a CDS encoding glycosyltransferase: protein MVRVAFLLNYPTHYKGAINYFRNLFFAIDKNLKHEVKIFLFVPDNLSQEYIDIFSPFAQIIKTNILTRNSTKWVIDKIGEKLLDKNILLDRLLSNYKIDVVSHSSFISKKIKTVNWVMDFQHLHFPDLWTKKELKLTKQFLNRLITKSDRIFLSSASAFDDFKMEYDHLTDKVNILHFVCQPEEGLKIDLDERTKKDLLSKYDINRAFFYLPNQFWSHKNHEVTFKAVKILKDKGYSPLLVTSGLMNDFRSKKDHIQGLLNYIKENDLSSNILLLGLIPYKDVLNLMILSQCIINPSFFEGWSSTVEESKTIGKPLILSDIKVHKEQKPEFGMYFDPNNVNELSIIMEKVINESVNHYSIEVEQLKKTLENRTTAFAIDFAKGIKF from the coding sequence ATGGTTAGAGTTGCATTTTTGCTTAATTATCCCACGCACTATAAAGGAGCAATTAACTATTTCCGTAATCTGTTTTTTGCAATAGATAAAAATTTAAAACATGAAGTAAAAATTTTTCTATTTGTGCCAGATAATCTTTCACAAGAATATATTGATATTTTTAGTCCGTTCGCTCAAATAATTAAAACCAATATCCTCACGCGCAATTCAACCAAATGGGTAATTGACAAAATTGGAGAAAAGCTTCTTGACAAAAATATTTTATTGGATAGATTGCTATCAAATTATAAAATTGACGTTGTAAGCCACTCAAGTTTTATATCCAAAAAGATAAAAACTGTAAATTGGGTAATGGATTTTCAACATCTTCATTTCCCAGATTTATGGACGAAGAAGGAATTAAAATTAACGAAACAGTTTTTGAACAGGCTTATCACAAAATCTGACAGAATATTTTTAAGTAGTGCCTCTGCTTTTGACGACTTTAAAATGGAATATGATCATCTTACCGATAAAGTAAATATACTACATTTTGTTTGCCAACCGGAAGAGGGCTTAAAAATCGATCTCGATGAAAGAACAAAAAAAGACTTGCTTTCTAAGTACGACATTAACCGCGCCTTTTTTTACTTACCGAATCAATTTTGGTCACATAAAAACCATGAAGTTACCTTTAAGGCAGTGAAAATACTTAAAGATAAAGGGTATTCTCCACTATTAGTCACCTCAGGCCTAATGAATGATTTTCGAAGTAAAAAAGATCATATTCAAGGCCTATTGAATTATATTAAGGAAAACGATTTATCAAGTAATATCTTATTGCTTGGGCTTATTCCCTACAAGGATGTACTTAATCTAATGATACTCAGCCAATGTATAATTAACCCTTCATTTTTTGAAGGATGGAGTTCTACAGTTGAAGAATCTAAAACGATAGGAAAACCCTTGATTTTATCAGATATAAAAGTTCATAAAGAGCAAAAGCCAGAATTTGGAATGTATTTTGACCCTAATAATGTAAATGAGTTATCCATAATAATGGAAAAAGTTATAAACGAAAGCGTAAACCATTACAGTATAGAAGTTGAACAGCTTAAAAAGACTTTGGAAAATAGAACGACTGCCTTTGCTATAGATTTCGCTAAGGGTATAAAATTTTAG
- a CDS encoding O-antigen ligase family protein produces MLHSVIKFFSKFLIFVLIIDPGDLIFRLKTPLFIMIFISWFLLKTFQPIAINKDTLFACLIFLIIPVFGICSAIVQNTFADPTFALGFTKSFLIITLLIVVVDLEIPLANYLNRLCILIPLIIIPIYISFSTNPNLALQIDSYLDAKDVAKFSNRNYYGYEVLMLYYRTSPLLLFPLAYYSDKLFDRKKFTDLVLVFLFLFTLILSGTRANMLSAVVIVVYFLFVFLLKKKNKLPLFMGCIIVVLALLYFFKTLSFAETDESSTIKSGHLDSYVLLFRQHPQYLIWGSGLGSTFYTSGTKAVASQTELTYLDLIRWFGIPLTIVIFVILLYPVLQMYFSRTRHLNNRYIIIAYWGYLFIVGTNPLLVSSTGMLVIVIMYSLLGKKRITEAQGNSPGYVA; encoded by the coding sequence ATGCTGCATTCTGTAATAAAATTCTTTTCCAAATTTTTAATATTTGTTCTAATTATAGACCCAGGTGATTTAATTTTTCGTCTTAAAACACCTTTGTTTATAATGATTTTTATTTCTTGGTTTTTACTTAAAACATTCCAGCCAATTGCAATTAACAAGGACACCTTATTTGCCTGTCTTATTTTTTTAATTATTCCAGTATTTGGAATTTGCAGTGCAATTGTTCAAAACACATTTGCAGATCCGACATTCGCACTTGGATTTACTAAATCTTTTCTCATTATAACCTTGCTTATAGTTGTAGTGGACTTGGAAATTCCTTTAGCAAATTATTTAAATCGGCTTTGCATACTTATTCCCCTAATCATAATTCCTATATATATTTCTTTCTCTACAAACCCTAATCTTGCCTTACAAATAGACAGTTACTTAGATGCGAAAGACGTTGCTAAATTTTCTAATAGAAATTATTATGGGTATGAAGTTCTGATGTTGTATTATAGGACGTCACCTTTGCTGCTATTTCCATTAGCATATTACAGTGACAAGCTTTTTGATAGAAAAAAATTCACAGACCTTGTGTTAGTTTTCTTATTTCTGTTTACATTAATATTATCTGGCACAAGAGCGAATATGCTATCAGCCGTAGTCATAGTGGTATACTTTTTGTTTGTTTTTCTTCTCAAAAAGAAAAACAAACTACCGTTGTTTATGGGATGTATAATAGTAGTCCTCGCATTATTATACTTTTTTAAAACGCTATCTTTTGCGGAAACAGATGAATCTTCCACAATTAAATCCGGACACCTTGATTCCTACGTACTCCTCTTTAGACAGCATCCACAATATCTGATTTGGGGCAGCGGTTTAGGCAGCACATTTTACACATCAGGAACAAAAGCTGTTGCCAGCCAAACAGAACTTACTTATTTAGATTTGATTAGGTGGTTCGGCATTCCTTTAACAATCGTTATTTTTGTTATCCTATTATACCCTGTACTTCAAATGTATTTTAGTAGAACGCGTCATTTAAACAACAGATATATAATTATAGCATATTGGGGATATTTGTTTATTGTAGGTACCAATCCGTTATTAGTAAGTTCTACAGGAATGTTGGTGATTGTGATAATGTACTCGTTGTTGGGGAAAAAGCGGATCACGGAAGCACAAGGAAATTCACCTGGATACGTGGCTTAA
- a CDS encoding NAD-dependent epimerase/dehydratase family protein has protein sequence MNVKITGYSGFVGCNLIKYLKPYSINIGYISRGELTSNIDRNILSCDAIIHLAGKAHDLKKTSNPDDYYQVNYQITKNLYDAFIESDANKFIFISTVKAVSDHLNECLTEDIIPSPQTHYGKSKLMAEEYIQSKHLPPGKSYYILRPCMIHGPGNKGNLNLLYNFVSKGLPYPLAAFENNRSFLSVDNLCFIIKEIIEREDILGGIYNVADDGPLSTTEVVSLISQLSNKTPRLLSIPKKVIVFLATIGDTFKLPLNTERLGKLTENYIISNQKIKNALKKQLPLTSKEGIVKTINSFKTNIKLK, from the coding sequence ATGAATGTAAAAATAACAGGATACTCGGGTTTTGTAGGCTGCAATTTAATTAAATATTTAAAGCCATATAGTATCAATATAGGATACATCAGCCGAGGTGAACTTACAAGCAATATTGATCGTAATATACTTAGTTGTGATGCGATTATTCATTTGGCCGGAAAAGCCCACGATCTAAAAAAAACATCTAATCCCGACGATTATTATCAAGTCAATTATCAAATCACCAAAAATCTGTATGATGCCTTCATAGAATCAGATGCTAACAAATTTATATTCATTAGCACCGTTAAGGCTGTTTCAGACCATTTAAACGAGTGTCTGACAGAAGACATCATACCTAGCCCCCAAACCCATTACGGCAAGTCAAAATTAATGGCTGAAGAATACATTCAATCTAAACATCTTCCACCAGGCAAAAGTTATTATATTCTGCGCCCATGCATGATTCATGGTCCGGGTAACAAAGGTAACTTAAACTTATTATATAACTTTGTATCAAAAGGCTTGCCATACCCTTTAGCAGCTTTCGAAAATAACCGATCCTTTTTAAGTGTAGATAATCTTTGCTTTATCATTAAAGAGATTATCGAAAGAGAAGACATTTTGGGGGGCATTTATAATGTTGCCGATGACGGCCCACTTTCGACTACTGAGGTAGTTTCGTTAATATCGCAATTAAGTAATAAAACTCCGAGGTTACTTTCAATTCCTAAAAAAGTGATCGTTTTTTTAGCCACCATAGGGGACACATTCAAATTGCCGTTAAATACAGAACGGCTTGGAAAACTAACAGAAAACTATATTATTAGTAACCAAAAGATTAAAAACGCGCTGAAGAAACAATTACCACTAACATCAAAGGAGGGAATCGTTAAAACAATAAATTCCTTTAAAACAAATATTAAACTTAAATAA